A genome region from Bacteroidota bacterium includes the following:
- the rpiB gene encoding ribose 5-phosphate isomerase B, with amino-acid sequence MKIAIASDHAGFKYKEEIKKYLTGLGHEVQDFGTDSEESCDYPLFIRPAAEAVACGKAERGIVLGGSGNGEAIVANRVAGVRCTLCWNIESARLGRQHNDSNCLSIGERMMTLDMALEIVRTWLDTPFEGGRHARRIAEIDSGLDIRN; translated from the coding sequence ATGAAAATAGCCATTGCCTCCGACCACGCGGGTTTCAAATACAAAGAAGAGATTAAGAAGTACCTTACGGGACTCGGGCATGAAGTTCAGGATTTTGGAACAGACTCTGAGGAGTCATGCGATTATCCGCTCTTTATTCGTCCCGCTGCGGAAGCAGTTGCATGCGGCAAAGCCGAGCGCGGCATCGTGCTGGGTGGCTCGGGCAATGGCGAAGCAATCGTCGCGAACCGTGTCGCGGGGGTACGATGTACGCTCTGTTGGAACATCGAGAGTGCCAGACTCGGCCGTCAGCACAACGATTCGAACTGCCTCTCGATTGGCGAGCGCATGATGACACTCGACATGGCGCTCGAGATCGTCCGCACCTGGCTGGACACACCCTTCGAAGGTGGTCGTCATGCGCGCCGCATTGCGGAGATCGACTCTGGTCTAGATATCAGGAATTGA